CTTCGTCGCCGTGGACCGTGCCGGATGGCCCGGTGTCCGAAAGTGGCCGGAATTTCCCTGGATCAGTTTCATGGCTTGCATGCCGTGGGCAAGGTCGTTCAAGATCGGCACAAGGTAGGGGCTGCCAGAACGGACGGCACGACTGATCGCCGCACCCGGAGGCTGTCACGCTAGGGTCACGCGAGTGAGATACGCCTTGAGCGTAATGTCATGGGATCGTAACAGGCGAACGGGTGGATCATGTCGGATACCTTGATCAGTTACACGCATGTCCTGTCGATCATCGGTGACATCCTGCGAATCCGGCTGCCGGAGCGCGAGGGGGTGGGAACCGAGCGGCCGGCCTATGGCGACCTCGCCGAGGTGCGCGATGTCGACGGCCGGGCGCGACTGGCCAAGGTCGTGAAACTCGCCGACGGCGAGGCCTCGCTGCAGGTCTTTTCCGGGTCGAAGGGCATTTCCACCCGCGCTACCGTCCGGTTTCTCGGCCATCCGCCGCAGGTCGCCTTTTCCGACAACATTCTGGGTCGCGTCTTCGGTGGCGAGGGCACGCCCATCGACGGCGGACCGTCGCTGGAGATGGATGGACGGATCGAGATTGGCGGCCCCTCGGCCAACCCGGTGCGGCGGCGCCTCGCGTCCAGAATGATCCGTACCGGCGTGCCGATGATCGACGTGTTCAATTCGCTGGTCGAAAGCCAGAAGATCCCGATCTTTTCGGTCTCCGGCGAACCCTTCAACCAGCTCCTCGCGCGGATCGGGATCCAGGCCGATGCCGATATCGTCGTCTTCGGCGGGCTCGGGCTGCTGTTCGACGACTACTGGCGCTTCCGCCGCACCTTCGAGGACGCAGGCGTCTTTTCGCGCACGGTGATGTTCGTCAACCAGGCCTCGGATCCGATGGTCGAGCGGATTCTCATCCCGGACATGGCCCTGGCGGTGGCCGAACGCTTCGCCGTCGAGGAAAAGAAGCGGGTGCTGGTCCTGATGACCGACATGACCGCCTATGCCGACGCGCTGAAGGAGGTCGGCATCTCGATGGACCGAGTGCCGTCGAACCGCGGCTACCTGGGCGATCTCTACAGCCAGATGGCGCGACGTTACGAAAAGGCCGCCGATTTCGAGGGCGCTGGATCGGTGACGATCCTGACGGTGACGACCATGCCGGGAGGTGACGTGACCCACCCGGTGCCGGACAATACCGGCTACATCACAGAGGGCCAGTTCTATCTGCATGACGGGGTGATCGACCCGTTCGGGTCGCTGTCGCGGCTCAAGCAGCACGTCATCGGCAAGGAAACGCGCGAGGATCACAGCGCGGTCATGAACACGATGATCCGTTTCTATTCCGAGGCCCGCGACGCCCAGCAGAAGCAGGCGATGGCCTTCGACCTGTCCGGCTACGACCAGCAGTTGCTGAAATTCGGCGCGCTGTTCCGCAGCCGCTTCATGGATATCGACGTCGTCATGCCGCTGGACGAGGCGCTCGACCTGGGCTGGCAGACCATGGCGGAATGTTTTGCGTCCGAGCAGTTGCTGATGAAGCAGACGCTGGTCGACAAGTATTTCCCGAAGACAGCGGGAGCGGCCTGAACCATGCCCCGGCTAACGCTCAACAAGGCCCAGCTGGCGAAGGAGAAGTCGGCGCTGGCCATGTACCGCCGTTACCTGCCCTCGCTGGACCTGAAGCGGCGGCAGCTGATGGCCGAACGCAAGCGCACCGAGGAGCGGATCGCCGCACTGCGCCGGGAAGAGGCCGAGCGCGTGGACGGTATCGGTGCCGCGATCCCGATGCTCGCCGATCGGGGCATCGACTTGTCGGGACTGGCGACGCTGAAATTCGTGCGGCTCGGCGAACGCAATGTCGCCGGCCAGCGCGTGCCGGTGGTCGAGGAGATCGAGGTCGAGGTTGCCCCCTATGGCCGCCTTGGTCGGCCCCACTGGGTCGACCTGACCGCCGAGCGCCTGAGGGATGTGCTGCGGCTGCGGGTCGAGGCGCGCGTCGCGGAACGTGAAATCGAACTGCTCGATGCGGCGCTGGCAAAGGTTACCCAACGTATTAACCTGTTCGAGAAGGTGCTGATCCCACGGACCCGCGCGAATATCCGGCGCTTGGGCATCGTTCTGGGCGACATGGAACGTTCCGCCGTGGTCAACGCCAAGATCGGCAAGCGAAAGCGCGAAGCGGCGGGACCATGACGATCGAACCGATGAAACGCGCAACCCTGTGCGGGCTTGCCCGCGAGAAGGACGAGATGCTGGCTGCGCTGCAGGGGCTGGGATGCCTGCATCTCGTGCCGCTGCGCGATCCCGCTCCGCTCGATGCCCCTGATGCCGCCGCCCGGCGCCGCACAGCCGCGGCCTGGCGCCACCTGGAAACTGCGCCGCGGCGGAGACGACCCTGGCCTGTGGACAAGACGGTCGATTTCGACGCGACGATCGATGCGGCGCTGGCCAACAAGGAGCGGCTGCGCAAGGCCCATGACCTGCGCGATGCGCTGACCCGGCGGATCGACGATCTCGAGGCGTTCGGGGATTTCGAACTGCCGCCCGAACCGGCGCTGCGCGGCCGCAAGCTGTGGTTCTACATCCTGCCGGTCAAGGAACGCCGCGCGCTCGACGCGCTTGACCTGCCCTGGGCGGTGGTGGCGCGGGAACAGGCCAAGCTCTACGTCGCGGTGATCTCGACCACCGAACCGCCGCCCGACCTGCTACCGGTGCCCCGGGTCCATACCGGGTCGCGAGCGCTGTCGTCGCTTTACGGCGCACTAGAGGCGGCGGAGATCGAGATCGAGCAGGCCGAGGCGGAACGGGAGGAACTGACGCGTAGCCGCCTGATCCTCGGCGTGCGGCTAGCCGCGGGCGAGGACGAGGACGACCGCCGCGCGGCATCCGGGATGACGCTGGACGAGACGCGGTTCTTCGCGGTGCAGGGCTGGGCCCCGGCTGCCGCCGCGCAGGAACTGGGCGAACTGGCCGCCGCTCACGGTCTGGCGCTGCGTCTGGAGGATCCCGATCCGGACGACCGGCCCCCCACGCTTCTGAAGAATCCCGGCCGCTTCGAGGAGGTCGGCGCGCTGACCTCGTTCTACATGACGCCCGATTACCGCGCCTGGGACCCAAGCCTGATCGTCTTCGCCTCCTTCGCGTTGTTCTTCTCGATGATCCTGGCGGATGCGGGCTATGCGGCGGTGCTGGCCGCGCTGGTCTGGCTCTTCCGCCGCAAGATCGGCTCGGGCGAAGCCGGCCGGCGGCTGCGGTTCATGCTGTTCGTCGTACTGGGGACCGCCTTCGCTTACGGCGTCGCCGCCGGCAGCTATTTCGGCGTCGAGCCGCGCGAAGGCGGGATCCTGAATCGCATCGCCTTTATCGACGTCAACGATTTCGAGACGATGATGCGGGTTTCGGTGCTGATCGGGGTGCTGCATGTCTGCATCGCCAATGGTGAGGTTGCCTGGCGCCGGCGCGGCGGTCCCGAGATTGTCGTCCGCCTCGGCTGGATGGCGCTGACGATCGGCGGCCTGCTTTTGTGGCTGGGCGCGTCGGCCATCGGCGCCGTGCTGGCGGTCGGAGGGCTGGCGGCGGTGTTCCTGGCCAGCGCGGCGCAGCGCCCGATCGTCAGGCCCAGGGACTGGATCATGCGGCTGGCCGACGGCGCCCTGTCGCTGACCGACGTCACCAAGCTCTTCGGCGACGTGCTGAGCTACATGCGCCTGTTTGCCCTGGGGCTGGCCAGCGCGTCGCTGGCCGCGACCTTCAACAACCTGGCCGGGGAACTGGCCGAGAACGTCGCCGGGATCGGTGTCTTCCTGGCGCTGATCGTCCTGGTCTTCGGCCATGTGGTGAACCTTGCGCTCGGCATCCTGAGCGGGGTGGTCCACGGGCTTCGGCTCAACTTCATCGAGTTCTTTGGGTGGGGCCTCTCGGACGAGGGCTATCCGTTCAAGGCATTTGCACGAAAGGAACGAACGTCATGAACGAACTCGTGATCGCGCTCGGCTGGATCGGCATATTCGGCCCCATGGCCCTCGGCGCGGTCGGCAGCATCATCGGTTGTGCCGTCGCGGGACAGGCCGCCATCGGCGCGATGCTGGAAACCGACGGCGGCTATGGCCGCTTCGTCGGGATCTCCGCCATGCCGTCCTCGCAGATCATCTTCGGCATCGTCATCATGTTCTCGCTGAACCAGGAGGTGACGGCGACGAATGGCGGCGGGCTGTTCGCCATCGGCTTTCTCGCCGGGATCACGCTGATGATGAGCGGGGTCTGGCAGGGGCGCGCCTGTGCCTCGGCCATCGCCGCGGCGAAGGACAAGCCCGAGATCTTCGGCCTGTCGCTGGCCCCGGCCGCGATCGTCGAGGGCTTCGCCGTCTTCGCCTTCGTCTTCGCGCTGGTGCTGGCCGGCTCACTTCCGGGTTGAGGGGGACGCAAGTTGGCAGACGCGCATACCACCGCACCCGCCGCCGGCATCAAGGAACTGATCGAGCGACTCCGGCAGGAAGGCGTCGAGGAGGGCGAGGCCAAGGCCGCCCAACTGGTCAGCGAGGCCGAGACCCGCGCCCGCCAGATCCTGGGCAAGGCCGAAGCCGAGGCGAAATCGGTCCGCGACGCGGCCCGGGCCGAGGCCGAGCGCACCCGTCAGGGCGGCGAAGAAGCGCTGCGCGCGGCGATGCGTGACACGGTCCTGAAGCTCAAGGACACGCTCAGCCGGCAATTCTCGGAACAGGTCAGCGGGACGGTGTCTCGGCTGGCCCGCGACGACGAGGTGCTCAAGCGGATGATCCTGGCCGTCGCGGCCCGGTCCCGCGAGGATGCCGGAGTCGATGATGCCGCGGTGCTGGATGTCGTGCTGCCGCGCTCGACCGTGGGTCTCGATGAATTGCGGCGCAAACCGGAAGAGCTGAAGGAGGGGTCGCTGACCCATTTCGTTGCCGCCGCGGCCGCCGAGATGCTGCGCGACGGCGTCACCTTCGAGCGCGCCGGTGACGACGCGGACGGGATCCGCCTGGTGCTGAAGGACGAGGGGCTGGTGGTCGATCTGACCGACCGCGCGGTGGCGGACATGATCCTGCGGCATCTGCAGCCGCGGTTCCGCGCGCTTCTCGAAGGCGTCGTGAGTTGAGACCGTGAACGGTGAATACGTCACCCTGATGGCCAGCCTGCCGGCGCTCGGGCCGATGCTGGCCGCCAAGCACTCGCCGATCAATCGCGACCGCCTGACGGGGCGACTGCGCATGCTGCGCCCGGAACACCAGGCGGAGATTGCGGTGGCGGCGGAACTGCTGGACTGGTCGCGGATCGCTCTGCGCGAGGACGACGCCGAGCTGGTCCGCAAGGCCCATAGGATCGTGCCCGCAATGAGCAGCGTCCCCTTGGCCGAACTGGTCCGCGGCCGGATGGAAATGCGCACGCTGGTCTCGGCGTTGCGCCGCCGCCACGCGGGCGAGGACGCCCCGCCTGTCGACGCGCTGTGGGGCTATGGCCGCTACGTGACCCGGATCCGCACCAATTGGGGCCAGCCGGGATTCGGCGTGACGGCCGCCTTTCCCTGGGTGCTGCAGGCCCGCGACCGGCTGGCCAAGGGTGACGCGACCGGGCTCGAACGGATCCTGTTGGAAGAGGCCTGGCGCATGTCCTCGTGGTGCGCAGTCGGCCATGATTTCGATTTCGAGGCGGTGGCGCTGTATATCGTACGCTGGAACCTGCTTGACCGCTGGACCAGGTATGACGCCCAGACGGCGGCGGCCCGCTTTGCCGAACTGGTGGACGAGGCCCTTGCCGCCGCACCGGAAACCCTGACGGAGACCCTGACATGACCGGCGATTCCCCCAGCAACGGCCCGACGGCCCGGATTTCCGCCGTGCAGGAAGACATCGTGCGGCTGCGGCTGACCGACCCGGAGACCCAGGCCATGGTCAAGAACGAGGTCGTCTATGTCCGCCCCGCGCGCAACCCGGACGAGCGGCTCAAGGCCGAGGTCCTCCGCATCAGCGGCGACCAGGCCGATGCGCAGGTCTACGAAAGCACCGGCGGGATCGAGCTGGGCGACGGGGTCGAGCAGAGCGGGCGGCTCCTGTCGGTGTCGTTGGGCCCCGGGCTGCTGGGGCAGGTCTATGACGGCCTGCAGAACCCGCTGGAACCCCTGGCGGTGGCCCATGGCACCTTCCTGCCGCGCGGTATCGAACTGCCCGGTCTGGACAGTACGGCCAAATGGGCGTTCTCGCCCAGCCGCCGCATCGGCGAGAAGGTGACGGGGGGCGACACGCTGGGCACGGTGCCCGAGGGCGTCATTCAGCACAAGATCATGGTCCCCTTCGACATCGACGAGGAGGTCGAGCTGACCTGGCTGCGCGGCGGCAGCGTGACGGTCGAGGATCCGGTCGCGCGGCTGCGGGACGCGGCTGGCGTCGAACGCACGGTCACGCTTAGACAGGACTGGCCGGTGCGCCTGTCGCTGCCGCGCCGCCTGATCGAGAGCAAGCGCTCGGAACGGCTCTATCCCGACACACCGATGATCACGAGCCAGCGGCTGATCGACACGTTCTTCCCGATCGCGCAGGGCGGCACCGCCTGCATCCCCGGCCCCTTCGGCGCCGGCAAGACGGTGCTGCAGAACCTGATCTCGCGCCATGCCGACGTGGATGTGGTGATCGTGGTCGCCTGCGGCGAACGCGCCGGCGAGGTCGTCGAGACGATCACCGAGTTTCCCCGGCTCCGCGACCCGCGCACCGGGGGCTCGCTGATGGACCGCACGGTGATCATCTGCAACACGTCGTCGATGCCGGTGGCCTCGCGCGAAGCCTCGATCTACACTGGGCTGACGATCGGCGAATACTACCGCCAGATGGGGCTGAGGACGCTGCTGATCGCGGATTCGACCTCCCGCTGGGCGCAGGCGATGCGCGAAACCTCGGGTCGGCTGGAAGAGATCCCCGGCGAAGAGGGCTTTCCCGCCTATCTTGACAGCTCCATCAAGGGTGTCTACGAGCGCGCCGGGCTGATCCGCACCAATGACGGCTCGACCGGCGCGCTGACCATGATCGGCACGGTTTCCCCGGCCGGCGGCAACTTCGAGGAACCGGTGACCCAGTCGACGCTGTCGGCGGTGAAGTGCTTCCTGGGCCTGTCCGCCGACCGCGCCTACAAGCGGTTCTATCCGGCCGTGGACCCGCTCCTGTCGTGGTCGCGCTACCGCGAACAGCTGGCACCGTGGTTCGCGGAGCAGATGGGACCCGACTGGGGCGCGCGCGTCCAGGCGATGGAAACCCTGCTGTCGCGCGGCGAGGACATCGCCCAGATGATGCAGGTGACCGGCGAGGACGGGGTGACGCTGGACGATTTCGTCACCTACCAGGCGGCATTGTTCCTCGACATGGTGTTCCTGCAGCAGGACGCCTTCGACGAGGTCGATTCCTCGGTGCCGCTGGCCCGCCAGAAGGCGCAGTTCGACGGTGTCCACGCCGCGGTGACGCGCAGCTACGCCTTTGCCGACAAGGCCGCCGTGCGAGATTACTTCACCAGGCTGACCGGGCTGTACAAGAACCTGAACTACGCCGCGCAGGGATCGCAGGACGAAGAACGCCTGCTGGACGAAATCGCCGCGCTGGACCGCACGGTTCCCATTTTCGCGCACGGCGCTGATTCTGAGGCCGCGGCCCCTTGACCGCGTCGTGGGCCGGCTCCCGGCCTGACGCTCAAGGTGCTTTTTTGTCTTCCACTTCGCCAGACGGCGTTGTCACGCTATTCGGCTCTGTTTCACAAATCAGCTGATGGCGGAGGTTCCCCTTTCGCCGGACAGAGTCATCCCACAGCTTCGGTGACGGGTATGCCGAGCGCTGTGACGGCGTTCAGGATAGCGACGCGGACTTGGAACTCGGCAACCTGACGGTCGAAATCCCGAGCGGCCAGACGTTGGCCCAGCAGTTTGACACAATGCGTCTTAGTCTCGACGCGGCTCCGGCGGTGATAGCCGCTCCATCGTCGCCAGATAGTTCGACCGAAGCGTTTCGACGCGCGAAGCGCCTCGTTCCGCGCCATCGCCCCGGGGCTATCGGGCTTCCATGGTTTGGCATTTTTACGGGGTGGTATGATGGCCGTAGCGCTGCGAGCGGCGATGGCATCATGGCACTTGCGGGTGTCGAAGGCACCGTCGGCAGTGACGCTGCCGATCTCCTGATCGGGCGGGATTTGGTCGAGAAGTTCGGGCAGCATGGGCGCGTCGCCGACATTGCTGGTTGTGAACTCTGCAGCCCGGATTTCGATGTTTTCTCGTCAATTCCAATGTGGATCTTGCGCCAGACACGGCGTTTGGTGCCACCGTGCTTTCGCGCGTTCCATTCACCTTCACCCTCGACCTTGATGCCTGTGCTGTCGATCAGCAGGTGTAACGGGCCGCCTGATCCACGGTAGGGAATGTTCACATTCAAGGTCTTCTGGCGACGGCTCAGGGTGCTGAAATTTGGTACCGCCCAGTCCAGGCCAATCAGACGCAGCAAGCTCTCGACAAATCCTGTCGTCTGCCTCAGCGCCATGCCGAAAAGCACTTTAATCGTAAGGCAGGTCTGGATGGCAACATCGCTGTAGTCGGGCTGGCGACCACGCTTTCCGGTCGGCGTCGCCTCCCAGGTCATGGCGGGATCAAACCAGATTGTCAGCGAGGTCGCAAAGCGACGCGCTTGAGCGCTTCGTTGTAGGCCGACCAGTTCCTGGTCTTGTAGGCGGGGGGATAGGTCTGCTCATGCCGTCCAGCTACCACACTGGATTCACAAGATGAATCCCTCACAGGATTTGTGCAACAGAGCCGGATGTGCCTACATGAACGCGAGAAACTGTTTGCGCGACAGCTTCTTGCGAAACACGACCTAACCTTCAACTGTCGCCCCATGCAACTGAAAGACCTGCTTGGCCAGGTCAACGCCGATGATCGAAACTTCTTTCATTGCCATATCCTTCCGATCCTATGCGGACCACATTGGCACAAGTGCCGTCAGGAGGGGCTACCCAACCCATCATCAACGCCCTTGTGTAATGCCGTCTGCAGCGGCAGCAACTCGGGAGAGTTCTGTTTCTGGGACTGCGTTTCGTACAGCGCGAATGACCGAGCCTCGCGAGGGCTGCCCGCTTTTAACGACACTCCCGCGAACCAGGAATTTTCAAGGTCTCGGAGATGGATGGGCAGAACAACGAACAAGCCTGAGCACTTCGCGCTTGATGCGTTGTGCGTGCATCCCGTTGACACTTGGTAAAGTACGCTGCAATCTTTTTTGTGTCGTGCTGCGGTTGGTTGCGGTCCGCTGAATCTACTGGATATGAATAGGCTAATATGAAGCAGCTGAGCAGAAAATGGATCTGGGTCGGTACTGTTGCCGTGGTGATTGTCGGCGCCTATCTGGCGTGGAACAAGCTCGCGAACCCGGGTCTTCCGGCTGAAATCGCGACGGGCAATGGACGCATTGAGGCTACTGAAATAGATATTTCCGCGCGTTTGGCCGGACGGATTGACGAAATCCTAGTTGAAGAGGGGGACGCTGTTCAGCGCGGCGACGTACTGGTCCATATGGACGTTGTCCAGCTAACCGCGCAAAGACGAAAGGCTGAAGCGGCCCGTCGTCGCGCGGAAATCGCCATCGAGACAGCCAACAGCCAAGTGACACAGACCGAAGCGCAGAAAGCAGCAGCCGAAGCTACTGTCGAGGAAGCGCAAGCCGTCGCCGATGCCGCTTCTGCAAGGGTTGCGCGGACGGAGCGCCTGGCGGCCACCAGCGTGTTGTCCCAGCAGGTACTGGACGATGACCGCGCCTCTGACAGGCAAGCTCAGGCCGGGCTTGCTTCGGCAAAGGCGTCTTTGGCCGCCGCAGAAGCGGCGATCGGGACGGCCAAGGCTCAGGTTGTGGATGCCGAGGCTGCGGTGGAGGCCGCGCAAGCAGAAATCGACTATGTAACAGCGCAGATTGATGACAGTACGCTTATCTCGCCCCGAAGCGGACGTATCCAGTATCGTATCGCGCAGGAGGGCGAGGTCGTTTCGGCCGGGGGACGGATTCTCAGCCTCGTGGATTTGAGGGATGTCTATATGACCTTCTTCCTGCCAACCTCGCAGGCCGGGCTGGTCAACGTTGGGTCCGAGGTGCGGCTCGCCATGGATGCGTTGCCCGGTTATGTTCTTCCTGCGAGCATTTCCTTTGTGGCGGATGTTGCGCAGTTCACGCCGAAGACCGTCGAAACCGCCGAAGAACGTGAAAAACTTATGTTCCGGGTCCGGGCGCGCATCAACCATGAGCTTCTGGAAAAATATATCCAGTATGTGAAGACCGGGTTGCCGGGGCAGGCTTATGTGCGGCTCGATCCGAATGTCGAGTGGCCTGATTTCCTGTCGAATGTCGTTGAATGACGGGGATCGCGGATCAAGGTGAGGGCGATCGGACGGTCGCGCAGGTTGACCATCTGAGCTTGGCCTATGGCGAGGTTCAGGCCCTTGACGACGTCACTCTGTCCATTCCCGCAGGCCGGATGGTCGGATTGATCGGACCTGACGGCGTTGGCAAATCAAGCCTTCTGGCTTTGCTATCCGGCGCCAAGGTAATCCAGCAAGGGCAGGTGCATGTCCTTGATGGCAGCATGCAAGATCCGGTCCACCGGCGCCAAGTCTGTCCACGAATTGCATACATGCCGCAAGGGCTGGGCAAGAACCTGTATCCAACGCTATCGGTCTTCGAGAACATAGATTTTTTCGGCAGGTTGTTCGGGCATGACCGGCAAGAACGCGAGCGCCGCATTGACGACCTGCTTCTGTCCACTGGGATGTCCGAATTCCGGGATAGGCCCGCTGCCAAGCTATCTGGCGGGATGAAACAGAAGTTGGGACTGTGCTGCGCGCTGATCCATGACCCTGACTTCCTCATACTTGATGAGCCGACCACTGGGGTCGACCCACTTTCGCGGCGCCAGTTCTGGGAACTGATCGACGACATCCGAACAGACCGTCCGAGCATGAGCGTGATCGTTGCCACCGCCTATATGGAAGAAGCGGCGCGTTTCGACTGGCTGGTGGCAATGAATGCCGGCCAGGTGCTGGACGCGGGCACGCCTGACGAATTGCTGAGGCGGACCGGAGCTTCAAACCTGGACGACGCCTTCATTGCTCTGCTTCCACAAGAAAGCCGAAAGAATCATACGCGTGTCTCGGTCCCCGCGCGCGGCGAGGCCTGCGGGAATGACGTGGCGATCGAAGCTGATCATTTGACCATGACGTTCGGCGATTTCACTGCCGTGAACGATGTCAGCTTTCGGATCGAGAAGGGCGAGATATTCGGTTTCCTTGGATCGAATGGTTGCGGCAAGACCACAACGATGAAGATGCTAACCGGGCTGCTGGAACCAACAGATGGCCGAGCGAAGCTGTTCGGTCAAGAGGTGGACACCAACGATATGGCGACCCGCCAACGCGTCGGGTTCATGAGCCAGGCATTTTCTCTCTATTCCGAGCTGACGGTCGCACAAAATCTCGATCTGCATGCGCGGCTCTTCGGAATGGACGAAGCGATCATCTCGACGCGTATTGACGAAATGGTGGGTCGCTTCGAACTGGACGAAGTGCTCCATACCTTGCCGGAGTCACTGCCGCTGGGAATTCGCCAGCGGTTGTCTCTCGCTGTGGCGCTGATCCATGGCCCTGAAATCTTGATCCTCGACGAACCAACTTCGGGCGTTGACCCGATCGCTCGCGACGGTTTCTGGCAAATCCTGTCGGATCTGTCGCGCAATGATGGCGTGACGATATTCGTGTCCACGCACTTCATGAACGAGGCCGCACTTTGCGATCGGATTTCGCTGATGCATGCGGGTCGGGTTCTGGTGAGCGATACTGTAGAACAGATCACCGCGTCGAAGAACGCAACGACCCTTGAGGATGCATTCATCGCGTATCTCGAAGAAGCGATTGGTGAAACCGCCGCTCCCGCCAAAACTAGTGATGGCATTGTCACACGCGAAGCCGAGAACAGCGAAGACGCTCCGGTCCCCATGGGGGCGTTCAGCCTGCGCCGGATGCTTAGCTACACCAGATTGGAAGCGCTTCAGCTTCGGCGCGATCCAATCAGGCTGACAATGGCGCTGGTCGGCAGTTTGATTCTGATGTTCGTCATCGCCTATGGCATCAACACGGATGTAGAGGATCTTCGCTTCGCCGTTCTGGATCGTGATCAGACAACAACAAGCCGAAGTTACGCGCTTGATATTGCGGGTTCACGCTACTTTGATCAGGAATCGGCGCTGATAGACTATGACGACATGGATGCGCGCATGCGGACTGGTGATCTGGATCTCGCGATAGAAATACCAGCCGGGTTTGCCCGCGATATTGCTCGCGGAAATAACGTCGAGGTCGGCGTCTGGATCGACGGAGCCAATCCATCGCGCGCGGAGACCGTCAGCGGCTATGTGCAGGGTATTCATGCGGATTGGTTAACCCGCATCGCACGTGAAACCTATGGGAGAGCGGCAACCGAAGGAAATTTCAATCTTGTCACTCGGTTCCGCTACAATCCGGACGTCAAAAGCATCGTTGCCATCGCACCCGCCGTCATCCCGTTGCTGCTGCTGATCATTCCCGCGATCCTCACGACATTGAGCGTGGTCCGAGAAAAGGAACTCGGTTCCATCGTGAACTTTTACGTCACGCCGGTTACCCGATTGGAATTCCTGCTGGGCAAGCAACTGCCATATGTCATTCTGGCAATGCTCAACTTCGCGATGTTGACAGCGTTTGCGATCTACTTTTTCAAGGTGCCGTTTACAGGCAGCATCTTGGCCTTTTCGCTTACGGCATTTTTGTATGTCATGGCGACGACATCTATCGGGCTGCTGATCTCTACCTTTATTTCCAGTCAGGTCGCTGCGCTCTTTGCGACGGCATTGCTGACGATGATCCCGGGAGCACAATATTCCGGGTTAATCGATCCCGTATCGTCCCTGCAGGGGGCTGGCAGGTTCATCGGGGAAATCTACCCGACGACTTACTTCATCATAGCGTCGCGTGGAACGTTTTCGAAAGAATTGGGACTTGGCGATCTAACCAATGTTGTCGTCGCACTTTCG
This genomic window from Qingshengfaniella alkalisoli contains:
- the rbbA gene encoding ribosome-associated ATPase/putative transporter RbbA, with product MTGIADQGEGDRTVAQVDHLSLAYGEVQALDDVTLSIPAGRMVGLIGPDGVGKSSLLALLSGAKVIQQGQVHVLDGSMQDPVHRRQVCPRIAYMPQGLGKNLYPTLSVFENIDFFGRLFGHDRQERERRIDDLLLSTGMSEFRDRPAAKLSGGMKQKLGLCCALIHDPDFLILDEPTTGVDPLSRRQFWELIDDIRTDRPSMSVIVATAYMEEAARFDWLVAMNAGQVLDAGTPDELLRRTGASNLDDAFIALLPQESRKNHTRVSVPARGEACGNDVAIEADHLTMTFGDFTAVNDVSFRIEKGEIFGFLGSNGCGKTTTMKMLTGLLEPTDGRAKLFGQEVDTNDMATRQRVGFMSQAFSLYSELTVAQNLDLHARLFGMDEAIISTRIDEMVGRFELDEVLHTLPESLPLGIRQRLSLAVALIHGPEILILDEPTSGVDPIARDGFWQILSDLSRNDGVTIFVSTHFMNEAALCDRISLMHAGRVLVSDTVEQITASKNATTLEDAFIAYLEEAIGETAAPAKTSDGIVTREAENSEDAPVPMGAFSLRRMLSYTRLEALQLRRDPIRLTMALVGSLILMFVIAYGINTDVEDLRFAVLDRDQTTTSRSYALDIAGSRYFDQESALIDYDDMDARMRTGDLDLAIEIPAGFARDIARGNNVEVGVWIDGANPSRAETVSGYVQGIHADWLTRIARETYGRAATEGNFNLVTRFRYNPDVKSIVAIAPAVIPLLLLIIPAILTTLSVVREKELGSIVNFYVTPVTRLEFLLGKQLPYVILAMLNFAMLTAFAIYFFKVPFTGSILAFSLTAFLYVMATTSIGLLISTFISSQVAALFATALLTMIPGAQYSGLIDPVSSLQGAGRFIGEIYPTTYFIIASRGTFSKELGLGDLTNVVVALSLTIPIILALSAAALRKQEK